ACCGTAGCTTACTTCTCTGTAATAAGAATACATACTTCCCGGATTTGAGGGTGAAAAAAGCAGTTCATCATAACTTGACGCCGTGTGCGAGGGATTGTGCGTCTGATCTGAAAAGTCGAATAAGACCACCGCCGTCGATAGGGAAGGCGGAGTTTTCACTCCATAGTCAGTGCTGAATATTCTACTTTCCGGATTTTCTATCCCGAATTTCTTCCCGGGGAAAGAGATGCCTGTGTGCACCACTGTGCCGTTTTCGTCGCAGAGCCCCGGAAGAGGAGGCATTAAATCGAAAACCGACACGCATATATATAAAATGAGACAGAGCATACATGTATCTTAATTTCAAAATCTTAAACTGTCAAACCCGGTTTTATGCTGTTGTCAGTTCATTTATTATTTGTTAGTCTTTCAAATAAAACGTTGCAGGAGGACTCGTGAGAACTATTTTAATCAGCTCGATAGTTCTTTTTTCGGCGTCGTCAACTTTCCCGACACCCATTGTCGTGTCGGGTGGAAACCAAAACGACATAATCGGAAGATTTCTGAGGATAGACAACGGCACTCTTTTGGCTGTAATAGAGAGAAATCCAGATTGGAATTCGGGCGATTTTTATTCGTCATTATCTACGGACAACGGACTGACATGGGGTTCGCTTTCTCCAGTCATAGTCAGCGCCGGCAACCAGTCCACGTTTTCTCTCACTAAAGGAAATTCAGACACAATTCTGCTCTTTTACGCCTCCGATGAATCCGGCGTTTACAGGATATACAGCGCGTTTTCTCTAAACGGCACGACCTGGTCGAATTCAGGTCAGGTCGATTTGGGGTGGTCCTCATCCCAGAATGTTTACGATCCATCGGTGGAAAGAGAAAACGATGGATCTCTGACCATGACATATATATCAATGGGGTTTGGCGCTTACATCGCGCATAGACCTTCAGGAGGGCAATGGGACCACGACAAAATTCTGCTCCAAACAGGAGCTTACAGGGTTCGGGTGTGTAAAAGCGCAGCAGGGACGTATATGGCCTCATACCATAGACGCACCGGAACGACCTACCAGTACGACGTGTTTGTCAGAACTTCAAGCGACAGGTTAAACTGGTCCCAGGAAACACAGTTGACAACAAATCAAAATTCCCACGATCCCTTCTGCTCCATAACACCTGACGGATCTTTTATGGTGGACTACGCCAAAAATGTCTCCGGCGTCTACAACATCCATTCCCGAATTTCTTCTGACGGGGTCAACTGGGAACCCGAAGTTCAAATAACAAACGACATGACATTCAACACTCAACCATGTTTATTCGTCGAAAACGACACTATATACAGGATGTGGACGCACGCGATAGACTACAACACTGACAACGATATATATTTTGAAAAGTTCATCTATACTCCTAACTCAGTTGAACAGGATACGGCCCTCGTTTTAGAATTTTTAGATTTTAACGCAGTACAGCAAGGGAACTGTATACTCCTGGAAATCCGCTCCATAGACGAAATTTTCCTCTCTTTGAGCGTTTTCGACTTCACGGGCAGAAAAGTTCTGCATGACGCCGTACTCGCGACTCAAGGAGCATCAGAAAAAACGATTGACGCATCAAGCCTTTCTTCCGGTGTTTATTACATCGCTCTGAAAACCCGGGGATTCATACGCGCGGAAAAATTTTTTTACATCAAGATGTAGTTATCCGGGAACAAGATTCTTTCAACGCCTTAGATAATTATGTGCAGTGTTGTCATCACGCTTTTCTGTCAAGCGCAAGGTGGTTGTTTGTCACTTTCCTGAAATGTCTTCCGTATATCGCAAGAGTTACAGCAATAGGCATATTTTTAATATCTTTGAAAAAAGTTTTCAATAAAAGTTTCCAGAAATAAAGCTTTTCCGAACCGAAAACGCCGAGGAGGATAATAGACCTCAAGAATGCCGAAACGTATATGATTTTATTTTTGAAATCGAATCTCACTCCTGTATCTGGTCTATGGTATTCATCGAGAAAAGTGTTTATTCTCCTGTAGTAAAATTTCGATGAGTAAATTTTCCTTATAACTCTTTCATATCCTTCTCTTAAATTCTTCATTTTCATAACTGGAACTATATTCGTCGAACAATCAGTGTTGTCCCCTGAAAATTTTGTCTTTATTCTGTTCGCCTTTTTCATCCTTTCATACAAGCGTGTTCCTGGCGGAGCCTGAAGCAAACCGACCATCGCGGTTGTAATGCCGCTTTTCTGAATAAAATCTATTATCTGCTGGAATATCATCGCGGTGTCGCTGTCAAAACCGACAATAAATCCTCCCTGAACAGTAAAACCCATTTTCTGCAGTTTTTTTATGTTTGATATGATATTCCTGTTGAGGTTCTGAACTTTGTTACACTCGAGAAGACTTGCGCTGTTTGGAGATTCTATACCTATAAAAAGCGTGTCAAAACCGGCTTCAAGCATCATCCGCAAAAGTTCATCGTCATCAGAAACGTTTATAGAGACTTCCGTGACCAATTGTATCCCTTTCTTCCCTTTTCTCCATTTTGAAATTGAAGGCAAGAGATCCTCTTTTAGTTTTTTCTTGTTGCCGATAAAATTGTCGTCGACAAAAAAAACTCCACCTCTCCATCCCCTTGAATATAGCTGATCGAGCTCTTCGGTTATCTTATCGGCTTTTTTTAGCCTTGGAATTCTGCCGAACAGAGAAGTTATATTGCAGAACTCGCAGTTAAAAGGACATCCCCTTGAGTACTGAATAGGCATCATCGCATACTTCCCCATTTTTACCAAAGACCAGAGCGGCACAGGTGTCAAATCTAGGTCTGCGTGCTTTTTTGTCTCATAAATTTTCTTTTCAGAGCCCTTCTTTAAATCGTCAAGAAATTCCGGAAGTGTGATTTCACCCTCGTTTAGAACAAAATGATCAACTTTATCGAACAATTCTCTTTCGAGGGTGAACAAAGGTCCACCGACAACCACTTTTTTACCGGCTATTCTGCACTGATCTATCACTTCGGCAGCGGATTTTTTCTGAATAGACATGCCGCTTATTAAAACCATGTCTGCCCATTCGAGATTTTTTACTGTAAGTTTTTCGATATTCATGTCGACGAGTTTCTTTTCCCATTCCTCGGGAAGAATTGCGGCGACAGTTAAAAGTCCAAGTGGAGGCATCATAGCTTTTTTGTGGATAAATTTTACGGCGTGTTTAAAACTCCAAAAAGTATCCGGAATTTCGGGATAGACAAGCAGGACATTCATAATTTACTCCTAAAAATTGTTCTCTGAGGAAACGTTGTTAAAAAACCTGAATAGGCAGAAATCAAACCAGAAAATGAATAAAGGGAACAAAAGAGAAAAAACCAGACTGATTAAAATATTTCCTCATATAATTATTATACATCCATTTAAACCAAATAAAACAGGCAAATCTTCACAAAAAATTTGCCTGCAAAACCAGATGAATTTTCTCCTTTTTGACAGATCATCACCTGTAAGTCAGATGTAGTTCTCAGGGAACAAAATTCTTTCAACGCCTTCGATAATTATGTGCAGTATTGTCATATGCACTTCTTGAACCCGGTCTGATGTGTTCGCCTCGACAACGAATTCATGATGAGCCCTACCTGCAAGCTCGCCTCCTCCTTTGCCGAGAAGAAGAACCGTTTTCATGCCCTTTTTTTCAGCTTCTTCGAAACCCCTGATCACGTTTGGAGAGTTTCCGCTCGTAGAAAGCCCTACAAAGACATCTCCTGCCCTTCCGTATGCCTGCACACCGCGTGAGAAAATCTCGTCAAAACCGTAATCGTTTCCGACGCAGGTGATATGAGACGCGTCAGTCAGGGAT
This candidate division WOR-3 bacterium DNA region includes the following protein-coding sequences:
- a CDS encoding T9SS type A sorting domain-containing protein, which encodes MRTILISSIVLFSASSTFPTPIVVSGGNQNDIIGRFLRIDNGTLLAVIERNPDWNSGDFYSSLSTDNGLTWGSLSPVIVSAGNQSTFSLTKGNSDTILLFYASDESGVYRIYSAFSLNGTTWSNSGQVDLGWSSSQNVYDPSVERENDGSLTMTYISMGFGAYIAHRPSGGQWDHDKILLQTGAYRVRVCKSAAGTYMASYHRRTGTTYQYDVFVRTSSDRLNWSQETQLTTNQNSHDPFCSITPDGSFMVDYAKNVSGVYNIHSRISSDGVNWEPEVQITNDMTFNTQPCLFVENDTIYRMWTHAIDYNTDNDIYFEKFIYTPNSVEQDTALVLEFLDFNAVQQGNCILLEIRSIDEIFLSLSVFDFTGRKVLHDAVLATQGASEKTIDASSLSSGVYYIALKTRGFIRAEKFFYIKM
- a CDS encoding B12-binding domain-containing radical SAM protein; this encodes MNVLLVYPEIPDTFWSFKHAVKFIHKKAMMPPLGLLTVAAILPEEWEKKLVDMNIEKLTVKNLEWADMVLISGMSIQKKSAAEVIDQCRIAGKKVVVGGPLFTLERELFDKVDHFVLNEGEITLPEFLDDLKKGSEKKIYETKKHADLDLTPVPLWSLVKMGKYAMMPIQYSRGCPFNCEFCNITSLFGRIPRLKKADKITEELDQLYSRGWRGGVFFVDDNFIGNKKKLKEDLLPSISKWRKGKKGIQLVTEVSINVSDDDELLRMMLEAGFDTLFIGIESPNSASLLECNKVQNLNRNIISNIKKLQKMGFTVQGGFIVGFDSDTAMIFQQIIDFIQKSGITTAMVGLLQAPPGTRLYERMKKANRIKTKFSGDNTDCSTNIVPVMKMKNLREGYERVIRKIYSSKFYYRRINTFLDEYHRPDTGVRFDFKNKIIYVSAFLRSIILLGVFGSEKLYFWKLLLKTFFKDIKNMPIAVTLAIYGRHFRKVTNNHLALDRKA
- a CDS encoding SIS domain-containing protein → MDLKKSFEEAVSAISEFSENHENIAGTETVSKVIAECFEKGGKILICGNGGSACDAMHFAEEFTGKYRKNREALPVISLTDASHITCVGNDYGFDEIFSRGVQAYGRAGDVFVGLSTSGNSPNVIRGFEEAEKKGMKTVLLLGKGGGELAGRAHHEFVVEANTSDRVQEVHMTILHIIIEGVERILFPENYI